One window of the Elusimicrobium sp. An273 genome contains the following:
- a CDS encoding zinc ribbon domain-containing protein — MNTCPRCQNPTDETDNYCRHCGRSLKPGTGFLFSHTGIILLAFVLGPFALPFVWMSKTIGLGAKWIYTALLALISVYFVMVCYRSFLMLQEAAQTLMTVPL, encoded by the coding sequence ATGAACACCTGCCCCCGCTGCCAAAACCCGACCGACGAAACCGATAACTACTGCCGCCACTGCGGCCGCAGTTTAAAACCGGGCACGGGTTTTTTGTTCTCGCACACGGGCATTATTCTGTTGGCCTTTGTATTGGGGCCGTTTGCCCTGCCGTTTGTATGGATGTCCAAAACCATCGGGCTGGGCGCCAAGTGGATTTACACCGCTTTGCTGGCGCTGATCAGCGTATATTTTGTCATGGTATGCTACCGCTCGTTTCTAATGCTGCAGGAAGCCGCTCAAACGCTTATGACCGTCCCTCTCTGA
- a CDS encoding peptide MFS transporter translates to MTSEVATVKTEKQPTGLYILFLTEMWERFSYYAMRGILVLYLIKVMQFSESHASKVYGAVTSLIYLSPLLGGYIADRFWGQRRAIIVGGILIALGQFAIASNPTLSFLYTGLFLLILGNGLFKPNISTIVGELYEKNDSRRDAGFTIFYMGINLGAFICNFVAGTLAEKVGFGWGFATAGFGMILGLGIFIWAKDKYLQGQGKKPKKLTKEEKLEHPTNPLTTEEKQRIAVIFIMAFFSIFFWSAFEQAGASLTIFAEKFTDRFIFGWEMPTSWFQSVNPMFIILLAPVFSKLWLKLAKKGLEPSTPAKFVWAFMSLAFGFLILVAASYVIQTTGAKVGIFWLVFAYMFHTMGELCLSPVGLSLVTKLAPLRFASLLMGTWFLANALANFTAGFYSGYFGHISNVQFFTWLVIMPVCGGLILLSIKKFVIKWMNGIQ, encoded by the coding sequence ATGACATCAGAAGTAGCAACCGTTAAAACCGAAAAGCAGCCCACCGGTTTGTATATTCTGTTTTTAACCGAAATGTGGGAACGCTTCAGCTACTACGCCATGCGCGGTATTCTCGTGCTGTATTTGATTAAAGTCATGCAGTTTTCGGAATCTCACGCCAGTAAAGTTTACGGCGCAGTAACCAGTCTTATTTACCTCAGCCCTCTGTTGGGCGGCTATATTGCCGACCGTTTCTGGGGCCAAAGACGCGCCATTATCGTGGGCGGCATTTTAATTGCTTTAGGGCAATTTGCCATCGCCTCCAACCCGACGCTGTCCTTCTTATACACGGGTCTTTTCCTGTTGATTTTGGGGAACGGGCTTTTTAAACCGAACATCTCCACGATTGTAGGCGAACTCTATGAAAAGAATGACTCCCGCCGCGATGCTGGTTTCACCATTTTCTATATGGGTATCAACTTGGGTGCCTTTATCTGCAACTTTGTAGCGGGCACCTTGGCGGAAAAAGTAGGTTTTGGCTGGGGCTTTGCCACGGCCGGTTTCGGGATGATTTTGGGCTTGGGTATTTTTATCTGGGCAAAAGACAAATACCTCCAGGGCCAGGGCAAAAAACCCAAAAAACTGACGAAAGAAGAAAAACTGGAACACCCCACCAATCCGCTGACCACGGAAGAAAAACAGCGCATTGCCGTCATTTTCATTATGGCGTTCTTCAGCATTTTCTTCTGGTCTGCTTTTGAACAGGCCGGCGCTTCCTTGACGATTTTCGCCGAAAAATTCACCGACCGCTTCATTTTTGGCTGGGAAATGCCTACTTCTTGGTTCCAGAGCGTCAACCCGATGTTCATCATTCTCTTGGCGCCTGTTTTCTCCAAACTGTGGTTAAAACTGGCTAAAAAAGGCTTAGAACCCTCTACCCCGGCCAAATTCGTATGGGCGTTTATGTCCTTGGCGTTTGGCTTCTTGATTTTGGTGGCGGCTTCTTACGTCATCCAAACCACGGGTGCCAAAGTGGGTATTTTCTGGCTGGTGTTTGCGTACATGTTCCACACGATGGGCGAGCTGTGTTTGTCCCCGGTGGGGCTGTCGCTGGTAACCAAATTGGCGCCGCTGCGCTTTGCTTCCCTGCTGATGGGAACTTGGTTCCTGGCGAACGCGCTGGCTAACTTTACCGCCGGCTTCTACTCCGGCTACTTTGGCCACATCAGCAATGTCCAGTTCTTTACGTGGCTGGTTATCATGCCGGTGTGCGGCGGGTTAATCCTGCTGTCCATTAAGAAATTCGTAATCAAATGGATGAACGGCATTCAATAA
- a CDS encoding NUDIX hydrolase, translated as MIVSEFSCGGVILDGRKVLLVQVKNMKGKKIWTFPKGHIEPGETPRQAALREVLEETGYKAVIVRPMIRVKYAFTFQGNYVKKMVQWYLMKKLGRIGKHDASEILAIRWVSLIKARELVQYPSDIRLVDMLLASLHIEPAEEPETEMPEE; from the coding sequence ATGATTGTTTCCGAATTTTCGTGCGGCGGCGTGATTTTGGACGGGCGGAAGGTGTTGCTCGTGCAAGTCAAGAATATGAAGGGGAAAAAGATTTGGACGTTCCCCAAAGGCCATATTGAGCCGGGAGAAACGCCCCGGCAGGCCGCGCTGCGCGAAGTGCTGGAGGAAACCGGCTACAAGGCGGTTATCGTCCGGCCGATGATTCGGGTGAAATACGCATTTACGTTTCAGGGCAATTACGTCAAAAAGATGGTGCAGTGGTATTTGATGAAGAAGCTGGGCCGCATCGGCAAGCACGATGCGTCCGAGATTTTGGCCATCCGCTGGGTATCGTTGATAAAAGCACGGGAACTGGTACAGTATCCCAGCGATATACGGCTGGTGGATATGCTGCTGGCCAGCCTGCATATTGAACCGGCGGAAGAGCCCGAAACGGAAATGCCGGAAGAATAA
- the gatA gene encoding Asp-tRNA(Asn)/Glu-tRNA(Gln) amidotransferase subunit GatA — MMTALEIVKAVSAGEKTAEEITRQALAAIAQKNPDVNAFVEVFEQDALARAKEIDAKRARGEKLGALAGVPVGIKDNILYKGHKATCCSKMLENYVASYTSTVVERLLAADAVIIGRTNMDEFAMGSTNQTSVYGPVKNPANLECVPGGSSGGSAAAVAAGMVPVALGTDTGGSVRQPAGFCGVVGIKPGYGRISRYGIIAFASSADQVGILSSTVADAAKVLEIISGKDVHDSTSLEAPVPQYDAQFTNGLKGMKVGLPKGFLDGLGQDIKEKVTQAAARLKDLGAELVEVEVPLAKYAAPCYYIITSAEASSNLGRYDGIRYGYADNAAKDLNTYYEGSRAPFGLEVKKRLIIGTYALTSERYEECFLKAMKVRELIREDFKKAFEKVDVLLTPTSPTTAFKLGQHDEDPLALYLADLYTCQGNIGGLAGISVPFGKDAKGLPIGVQFYGPILKEEKILNAAYNLEKGL, encoded by the coding sequence ATGATGACCGCTTTAGAAATTGTAAAAGCCGTTTCTGCCGGCGAAAAAACCGCCGAAGAAATTACCCGGCAGGCCCTTGCGGCCATTGCCCAAAAAAATCCGGACGTGAACGCTTTTGTAGAAGTTTTTGAACAAGACGCACTGGCCCGCGCCAAAGAAATAGACGCCAAACGCGCCCGCGGCGAAAAATTGGGCGCCCTGGCGGGCGTGCCGGTGGGGATTAAAGATAACATCCTTTACAAAGGGCACAAAGCAACCTGCTGTTCCAAAATGTTGGAAAATTACGTTGCTTCGTATACGTCTACCGTGGTGGAACGCCTCTTGGCGGCGGATGCGGTCATTATCGGCCGCACGAATATGGACGAATTTGCCATGGGCAGCACCAACCAAACCTCCGTGTACGGCCCGGTGAAGAACCCGGCTAATCTGGAATGTGTGCCGGGCGGTTCTTCCGGCGGCAGTGCTGCAGCCGTGGCGGCGGGCATGGTGCCGGTTGCGTTAGGGACGGATACGGGCGGATCGGTGCGTCAGCCGGCCGGTTTTTGCGGCGTAGTAGGCATTAAGCCCGGATACGGGCGTATTTCCCGCTATGGGATTATCGCTTTTGCGTCCAGCGCCGACCAGGTGGGTATTTTGTCCTCCACCGTGGCGGACGCAGCCAAAGTGCTGGAAATTATCTCCGGCAAAGACGTGCACGACTCCACTTCGCTGGAGGCGCCTGTTCCGCAGTATGACGCCCAGTTTACAAACGGGTTAAAAGGAATGAAAGTGGGCCTTCCTAAAGGATTTTTGGACGGCCTTGGGCAGGATATTAAAGAAAAAGTAACCCAAGCCGCTGCCCGCTTAAAAGATTTGGGCGCCGAATTGGTGGAAGTAGAAGTGCCGCTGGCAAAATATGCCGCTCCCTGCTATTACATTATTACCAGCGCCGAAGCCAGCTCCAACCTGGGCCGCTACGACGGCATCCGCTACGGGTATGCCGACAACGCCGCCAAGGATTTAAATACATATTATGAAGGCTCCCGCGCGCCGTTTGGGCTGGAAGTAAAAAAACGCCTGATTATCGGCACGTATGCGCTGACGTCGGAGCGGTACGAAGAATGCTTTTTAAAAGCGATGAAAGTGCGTGAGCTGATTCGCGAAGATTTTAAAAAAGCGTTTGAAAAAGTGGACGTTTTGCTTACGCCCACCTCGCCCACGACGGCTTTTAAATTGGGCCAGCACGACGAAGACCCGCTGGCTTTGTATCTGGCGGATTTGTACACGTGCCAGGGCAATATCGGCGGTTTGGCGGGCATTAGCGTGCCGTTTGGGAAAGACGCCAAAGGACTGCCGATAGGCGTGCAGTTTTACGGGCCGATTTTAAAAGAAGAAAAAATTCTGAATGCGGCCTATAATTTAGAGAAAGGATTATGA
- a CDS encoding Asp-tRNA(Asn)/Glu-tRNA(Gln) amidotransferase subunit GatC: MEITKKDVELAAKLAKMRVSEQEVSIYQAQLEALFKWVAELAAVNTDAVKLTNVNHCAHLRPDVASSHPALAEELRRAFDEEQDQCAKVKKVL; the protein is encoded by the coding sequence ATGGAAATAACTAAAAAAGACGTGGAGCTTGCCGCCAAGCTGGCCAAAATGCGCGTCAGCGAGCAGGAAGTCTCCATTTACCAAGCCCAACTGGAAGCCCTTTTTAAATGGGTGGCGGAACTTGCCGCCGTGAATACCGATGCCGTAAAATTGACCAACGTGAACCACTGTGCGCACCTGCGCCCGGACGTTGCTTCTTCTCATCCTGCGCTGGCGGAAGAATTGCGCCGCGCGTTTGATGAAGAACAAGATCAGTGCGCCAAGGTGAAAAAGGTATTGTAA
- a CDS encoding ATP-dependent helicase encodes MDLQDALKSLNPQQLEAVNYDGGPCLIVAGAGTGKTKTLTTKIAKLIADGYHPARILAVTFTNKAAQEMRERVEALVPGTGNRVWIHTFHSFGVRLLRQNAQALGLSRDFAIYDDSDQKKVVSLILEQMGIKDPKKEINQIVSLISRAKDDMVSPETMMQSATASGLDFKIRAAEVYRRYEQKLKEAGALDFGDLLVKTVVLLRDHEDVRNYYQDFFQYILVDEYQDTNHTQYLITKMLAAKRRKLCVVGDPDQSIYSWRGANIRNILEFEKDFQDVKTITLEQNYRSTKAILDASNRLITKNKKRKEKNLFTDKSQGDPIEVRELMSEGDEARWVSQNIKALVNEGASLKEIAVFYRTNAQSRSFEDSFRRYQIPYRLVGTVRFYDRKEIKDIMCYARMLVNPADNVSLLRIINTPTRGLGKVAQERLLEYAENNHISLYEALKNAAYVPGLSSAACKAAVKLVQLFENWRGDMLLTDPADIFHKIMTESGYMDAVKAEMEKDPEAESRLQNLDALINAVKEYEERCQKGEKEPSVADFLQEISLLSGEDDSQADENGAVTLMTVHLAKGLEFNNVFVTGLEENLFPIGRDNEDDLEEERRLCYVAMTRARERLFLTYARTRRKFGQLQDNLPSRFLFESGLLDESEVQEARASQPRYTDYHSRYGLYGAGAGGSYSGGHYGGGYARGKNNFGANRYQTFEGYASKSRFQKRYDADGYEIQEDDDLDYTSSSYGGSSGLGSLYAKPAFSRPAPSPASASQEAPTPPAQKNGEPAVGGLVKHGVFGQGKIVSIAGSGDSAKITVLFGNGVRRTFMLKFAPLELL; translated from the coding sequence ATGGATTTGCAAGACGCTTTAAAATCATTAAACCCCCAGCAGTTGGAAGCCGTCAATTACGACGGCGGCCCGTGCCTGATTGTGGCCGGGGCCGGCACCGGCAAAACCAAAACGCTGACGACCAAAATCGCCAAGCTGATTGCCGACGGCTACCACCCGGCGCGTATTTTGGCGGTAACGTTTACCAACAAGGCCGCCCAGGAAATGCGCGAACGCGTGGAAGCGTTGGTGCCCGGAACGGGCAACCGCGTATGGATTCACACGTTTCACTCGTTCGGCGTGCGTTTGCTGCGCCAGAACGCGCAGGCGCTGGGCCTTTCGCGCGATTTCGCCATTTACGACGATTCCGACCAGAAAAAAGTGGTCAGCCTGATTTTGGAACAAATGGGCATTAAAGACCCCAAAAAAGAAATCAATCAAATCGTCAGCCTGATTTCCCGCGCCAAGGACGATATGGTCTCGCCTGAAACCATGATGCAAAGCGCCACGGCCAGCGGATTGGATTTTAAAATCCGCGCGGCCGAAGTGTACCGCCGCTACGAGCAAAAACTCAAGGAAGCGGGTGCATTGGATTTTGGCGATTTGCTCGTCAAAACCGTTGTTTTGCTGCGCGACCACGAAGACGTCCGCAACTATTACCAGGATTTTTTCCAATACATCTTGGTGGACGAATACCAGGACACCAACCACACCCAATACCTAATTACCAAAATGCTGGCCGCCAAACGCCGCAAACTGTGCGTGGTGGGCGACCCCGACCAGAGTATTTACTCCTGGCGCGGGGCCAATATCCGCAACATTTTGGAATTTGAAAAAGATTTCCAAGACGTAAAAACCATTACCTTGGAACAAAACTACCGTTCCACCAAGGCCATTTTGGATGCGTCCAACCGCCTGATTACCAAAAACAAAAAACGCAAAGAAAAAAATCTTTTTACCGATAAATCCCAAGGCGATCCCATTGAAGTGCGCGAACTGATGAGCGAAGGCGACGAAGCCCGCTGGGTCAGCCAGAACATCAAGGCTTTGGTAAATGAGGGGGCGAGCCTGAAGGAAATTGCCGTTTTCTACCGCACCAACGCCCAGAGCCGCAGCTTTGAAGATTCGTTCCGCCGTTACCAAATTCCGTACCGCCTGGTGGGAACGGTGCGTTTCTACGACCGCAAAGAAATCAAAGACATCATGTGCTACGCCCGCATGCTGGTCAACCCGGCCGACAACGTAAGCCTCTTGCGCATTATCAATACGCCCACGCGCGGGTTGGGCAAAGTAGCCCAGGAGCGGCTGCTGGAGTATGCCGAAAACAACCACATTTCCCTGTATGAAGCGTTAAAAAACGCCGCCTATGTGCCGGGGCTTAGCTCGGCGGCGTGCAAAGCGGCGGTTAAGCTGGTGCAGCTGTTTGAAAATTGGCGCGGCGACATGCTGCTGACCGATCCGGCGGATATCTTCCATAAAATTATGACGGAATCCGGCTATATGGACGCCGTGAAAGCCGAAATGGAAAAAGACCCCGAGGCCGAAAGCCGCCTGCAAAACTTGGACGCTTTGATCAACGCCGTAAAAGAATACGAAGAACGCTGCCAAAAAGGGGAAAAAGAGCCGTCGGTGGCGGATTTTCTGCAGGAAATTTCACTTTTGTCCGGGGAGGACGATTCGCAGGCGGATGAAAACGGCGCTGTTACGCTGATGACGGTGCACTTGGCCAAAGGGTTGGAGTTTAACAATGTTTTTGTAACCGGGTTGGAAGAGAATTTGTTCCCCATCGGGCGCGACAACGAAGACGACCTGGAAGAAGAACGCCGCCTGTGCTACGTAGCCATGACGCGCGCGCGCGAAAGACTCTTTTTAACCTATGCCCGCACCCGGCGCAAATTCGGGCAGCTGCAGGACAATTTGCCTTCGCGCTTTTTGTTTGAAAGCGGCCTTTTGGACGAAAGCGAAGTGCAGGAAGCCCGCGCTTCCCAGCCGCGATACACCGATTACCATTCCCGCTACGGCCTTTACGGCGCCGGGGCGGGCGGTTCCTATTCCGGCGGCCATTACGGCGGCGGGTATGCGCGCGGCAAAAATAATTTTGGCGCCAACCGCTACCAAACGTTTGAAGGGTATGCCTCTAAGAGCCGTTTTCAAAAACGCTATGACGCGGACGGATACGAAATTCAGGAAGATGACGATTTGGACTATACGTCTTCCTCTTACGGTGGTTCTTCCGGGTTGGGCTCGCTGTATGCAAAGCCCGCTTTTTCCCGCCCGGCCCCTTCGCCTGCTTCCGCTTCGCAAGAGGCGCCCACTCCGCCCGCCCAGAAAAACGGCGAACCCGCCGTGGGGGGATTAGTCAAGCACGGGGTGTTTGGGCAGGGGAAAATCGTGTCTATCGCCGGCTCGGGCGACAGCGCCAAAATTACCGTCCTGTTTGGCAACGGCGTGCGGCGCACGTTTATGCTCAAGTTCGCCCCGCTGGAGCTGTTGTAA
- the rlmD gene encoding 23S rRNA (uracil(1939)-C(5))-methyltransferase RlmD, whose amino-acid sequence MTCSHFGQCGGCALLDLPYEEQVARKRAKLQQTLSEFWTGDIPVTVTDDPKNFRNKVELGFCHQVKWRPDYDKKDPANKTRPLEFENALGFKLKGRWDRAVDITECVLFNDKLIPLLNAIRAWAKAENLDYYDQRKHTGVLRHLMVREGKNTGEEIVVLFVTDDFNEKTFVQAVQSVLPQANIMAAVNTGLADTAAPESLRVLKGKDHIFEKIFLTDASGKTEREVVFQLSPQSFFQTNTLTAQKMYSRVRRVVKALAPKRIYDLYGGAGSFSLSCADLCEKSICVESVAPAIYNGIENANLNGVSNVQFFCSKVEDFVKQHPIERKDALIILDPPRGGMHPKAAKAVAESGVERVLYISCNPVTLAADLKILTPHYDILQVEAFDFFPHSEHIETFVQMKLK is encoded by the coding sequence ATGACCTGCTCCCATTTCGGCCAATGCGGCGGCTGCGCGCTGCTGGACTTGCCTTACGAAGAACAAGTCGCCCGGAAACGGGCCAAGCTGCAGCAAACGCTGAGCGAATTTTGGACGGGGGACATTCCCGTTACCGTAACGGACGACCCGAAAAACTTTCGCAACAAGGTGGAGCTGGGCTTTTGCCACCAGGTAAAATGGCGCCCCGATTACGACAAAAAAGACCCCGCCAACAAAACCCGCCCGCTGGAGTTTGAAAATGCCCTGGGTTTTAAGTTAAAAGGCCGCTGGGACAGAGCGGTGGACATTACCGAATGCGTTTTGTTTAATGACAAGTTAATCCCGCTTCTAAATGCCATCCGCGCCTGGGCTAAGGCCGAAAATTTGGACTATTACGACCAGCGCAAACACACCGGCGTGCTGCGCCACCTGATGGTGCGCGAAGGCAAAAACACCGGCGAAGAAATTGTGGTGCTGTTCGTAACGGACGATTTTAACGAAAAAACATTTGTGCAGGCCGTGCAAAGCGTTTTGCCGCAGGCCAACATCATGGCGGCAGTCAACACCGGGCTGGCCGATACGGCGGCGCCGGAATCGCTGCGGGTGCTGAAAGGCAAAGACCATATTTTTGAAAAAATCTTTTTAACCGACGCGTCCGGCAAAACCGAACGCGAGGTGGTTTTCCAGCTTTCGCCGCAGTCGTTTTTTCAAACCAACACCCTCACCGCGCAAAAAATGTATTCCCGCGTGCGGCGCGTGGTCAAGGCGTTGGCGCCCAAACGCATTTATGATTTGTACGGCGGGGCGGGCAGTTTTTCGCTTTCCTGCGCCGACTTGTGCGAAAAAAGCATTTGCGTGGAAAGCGTGGCCCCCGCCATTTACAACGGGATTGAAAACGCCAATCTAAACGGCGTAAGCAATGTGCAGTTTTTCTGCTCCAAAGTGGAAGATTTCGTCAAACAACACCCCATTGAACGCAAAGACGCGCTGATTATTTTGGATCCGCCCCGCGGCGGGATGCACCCCAAAGCGGCCAAGGCGGTGGCGGAGTCGGGCGTGGAGCGGGTGCTCTACATTTCCTGCAATCCGGTTACCTTGGCGGCCGACCTTAAAATTCTCACGCCGCATTACGACATTTTGCAGGTAGAAGCGTTTGACTTCTTTCCGCACAGCGAACATATTGAAACCTTTGTTCAAATGAAATTAAAATAA
- the ychF gene encoding redox-regulated ATPase YchF → MEIGIVGLPNVGKSTLFNALTCAGAEASNYPFCTIEPNVGIVPIPDKRLDKLFEMFKPPKKTAAFIKFVDIAGIVKGASQGEGLGNKFLANIREVDAIIHVVRLFEDENVTHVMNSVDPLRDIEIINTELMLADLETATKVCDRLASNAKSGKKDAVAAWERMKEIKAALENGKPVSSLGLEKEELKDYQFLTAKPVLYVGNNSEKRNVQNAEKVANYARENGAGFVELCVKFEADIAEFSEEEKKAFLAETGNDYTGLEKIVREGMKLLNLCTYFTAGEEVEVRSWLIPVGCTAPQAAGKIHSDFEKGFIRADVYTFDDLVKYGSEKALREHGLIRSEGKDYIVKDGDVCLFKVNA, encoded by the coding sequence ATGGAAATTGGTATCGTCGGCCTGCCCAACGTAGGCAAATCCACCCTTTTTAATGCGCTTACCTGCGCCGGAGCGGAAGCCAGCAACTATCCGTTCTGCACCATTGAGCCCAATGTGGGCATTGTGCCCATTCCGGACAAACGCCTGGACAAACTGTTTGAAATGTTTAAACCGCCCAAGAAGACGGCCGCGTTTATTAAATTTGTGGATATTGCCGGCATCGTCAAAGGGGCGAGCCAAGGCGAAGGGCTGGGAAATAAATTTTTGGCCAATATCCGTGAGGTGGACGCGATTATCCATGTGGTGCGCTTGTTTGAAGACGAGAACGTAACCCACGTGATGAACTCCGTAGACCCGCTGCGCGATATTGAAATTATCAATACCGAGCTGATGCTGGCCGATTTGGAAACGGCCACCAAAGTCTGCGACCGGCTGGCCTCCAACGCCAAAAGCGGCAAGAAAGACGCCGTGGCCGCGTGGGAGCGGATGAAAGAAATTAAAGCCGCGCTGGAAAACGGCAAACCCGTCAGCTCGCTGGGGCTGGAAAAAGAAGAACTGAAAGACTACCAATTTTTAACCGCCAAACCGGTGCTTTACGTGGGCAACAATTCCGAAAAACGCAACGTGCAAAACGCCGAAAAAGTGGCCAACTACGCGCGGGAAAACGGCGCGGGGTTTGTGGAGCTGTGCGTGAAGTTTGAAGCCGACATCGCGGAATTTTCGGAAGAAGAAAAGAAGGCTTTCCTGGCCGAAACCGGCAACGATTATACCGGGCTTGAAAAAATCGTGCGCGAAGGGATGAAACTGTTAAACCTGTGTACGTATTTTACCGCCGGCGAAGAAGTGGAAGTGCGCAGCTGGCTGATACCGGTGGGCTGTACGGCGCCGCAGGCGGCGGGCAAAATTCACAGCGATTTTGAAAAAGGCTTCATCCGCGCCGACGTGTATACGTTTGACGACCTCGTCAAATACGGCAGCGAAAAAGCCCTTCGCGAGCACGGGTTGATCCGCTCCGAAGGCAAAGACTATATTGTAAAGGACGGCGACGTTTGCCTGTTTAAAGTAAATGCCTAA
- a CDS encoding DUF1646 family protein: MELSVLQTVLLALLIVVVLFLPLTVHKVEENLEAFLFLCGAFAVTVSKSWSGQLVLTALEDPIKITIAVLVAGLLFRKFNKSLQKLTQKAVKGLGLRCTLFGIVFVLGLTSSLITAIIAALVLSEVAVMLPLERKGRVKLVVYACFSIGMGAVLTSIGEPLGTVVLSKLSGAPHYADFFFLIDHLGWFVLGGILFMAGLASAIRDNPIQKAPGPKPAETAQDEHSVKSIVIRAAKVYLFVMALVFLGDGLKPLAMQTISHLSAGWLYWINTLSAVLDNATLAAIEVTPDISTRTLTFLLMSLIISGGMLIPGNIPNIICASKLGIKSKEWAKAAVALGALVMLVFFVILNAVL, translated from the coding sequence ATGGAATTATCCGTTCTTCAAACCGTCTTACTTGCTTTACTGATTGTAGTGGTCTTGTTTTTGCCGCTTACGGTGCACAAAGTGGAAGAAAACTTGGAAGCGTTTCTCTTCCTCTGCGGCGCGTTTGCGGTTACCGTTTCCAAAAGCTGGAGCGGGCAACTGGTGCTGACTGCGCTGGAAGACCCCATTAAAATTACCATCGCCGTATTGGTGGCGGGGCTTTTATTTCGCAAATTTAACAAAAGTTTGCAGAAACTGACGCAAAAAGCCGTCAAAGGCTTGGGCCTGCGCTGTACGCTGTTTGGCATTGTGTTTGTGCTGGGGCTTACGTCCAGCTTAATTACCGCAATTATTGCGGCGCTGGTGCTGTCAGAAGTGGCGGTTATGCTGCCGCTGGAGCGCAAAGGCCGCGTGAAACTGGTGGTGTATGCGTGTTTTTCCATCGGCATGGGGGCCGTGCTTACTTCCATCGGCGAGCCGCTGGGCACGGTGGTGCTTTCCAAACTTTCCGGCGCGCCGCACTATGCGGATTTCTTCTTTTTGATTGACCATTTGGGCTGGTTTGTGCTGGGCGGCATCCTGTTTATGGCGGGCTTGGCCAGTGCCATCCGCGACAACCCCATCCAAAAAGCCCCCGGCCCCAAACCGGCCGAAACCGCACAGGACGAACATTCCGTCAAAAGCATCGTCATCCGGGCGGCAAAGGTATATTTGTTTGTAATGGCCCTGGTCTTTTTGGGGGACGGTTTAAAACCGCTTGCCATGCAGACCATTTCCCACTTGTCCGCCGGGTGGCTGTACTGGATTAACACCTTGTCGGCCGTGTTGGACAACGCCACCCTGGCCGCCATTGAGGTAACGCCCGACATCAGCACCCGCACGCTGACTTTCCTGCTGATGAGTTTAATCATCTCCGGCGGCATGCTGATCCCGGGCAACATTCCCAACATTATTTGCGCCTCCAAATTGGGAATCAAAAGCAAAGAATGGGCCAAAGCCGCCGTGGCGTTGGGCGCGCTGGTGATGTTGGTGTTCTTTGTGATTTTAAATGCCGTTTTATAA